One window from the genome of Haloprofundus halobius encodes:
- a CDS encoding NAD(P)-dependent alcohol dehydrogenase — MRTAVLSEDLQLRIEERDRPEPADDEVLVRVRSVGICGSDVHYYEHGRIGDYVVDSPLVLGHESAGEVVEVGSAVDGLDAGDRVTLEPGVPCGRDDCEFCRADEYNLCPDVQFMATPPDDGAFAEYVAWPAEYAYRLPESVSLRAGALVEPLSVGIHVCRRAGVGLGDAVYISGCGPIGLLAMEVARVAGAEPIVAADVLPSKLERARERGAIPVDVSEEDPVEAVENATGGRFADVVIEASGAEPAIGSTLDVVRRGGTVVLVGLAADGVVPFDTHDIIDNELDLLGSFRYRHTYPTAIELLASGQLDVEGLVDFEMALDDVDAAFRRVQSGETVKGMISLG; from the coding sequence ATGCGCACGGCCGTACTCTCGGAGGATCTCCAGCTACGGATCGAGGAGCGCGACCGACCCGAACCCGCCGACGACGAGGTGTTGGTCAGGGTGCGCTCGGTAGGCATCTGCGGGTCGGACGTCCACTACTACGAACACGGTCGCATCGGCGACTACGTCGTCGACTCGCCGCTGGTGCTCGGCCACGAGAGCGCCGGAGAGGTAGTCGAGGTCGGGTCGGCGGTGGACGGCCTCGACGCGGGCGACCGAGTGACGCTCGAACCGGGCGTCCCCTGCGGCCGCGACGACTGCGAGTTCTGCCGCGCGGACGAGTACAACCTCTGTCCGGACGTCCAGTTCATGGCGACGCCGCCGGACGACGGCGCGTTCGCCGAGTACGTCGCCTGGCCCGCAGAGTACGCGTATCGGCTGCCGGAGTCGGTGTCGCTGCGGGCGGGCGCGCTCGTCGAACCGCTGTCGGTCGGCATCCACGTCTGTCGGCGCGCGGGTGTCGGCCTCGGCGACGCCGTCTACATCTCCGGGTGTGGCCCCATCGGCCTGTTGGCGATGGAAGTCGCCCGCGTCGCGGGTGCGGAACCGATCGTCGCCGCCGACGTGCTCCCCTCGAAACTGGAGCGGGCGCGCGAGCGCGGCGCGATTCCGGTCGACGTCTCCGAGGAGGACCCCGTCGAGGCCGTCGAGAACGCGACGGGCGGCCGCTTCGCCGACGTGGTTATCGAAGCCTCGGGCGCGGAACCGGCCATCGGAAGCACTCTCGACGTGGTTCGTCGCGGCGGCACCGTCGTCCTCGTCGGCCTCGCCGCCGACGGCGTCGTTCCGTTCGATACCCACGACATCATCGACAACGAACTCGACCTACTGGGTTCGTTCCGCTACCGCCACACCTACCCGACGGCCATCGAACTGCTGGCGAGCGGGCAGCTCGACGTCGAGGGGCTCGTCGACTTCGAGATGGCGCTCGACGACGTCGACGCGGCCTTCCGACGCGTCCAGTCCGGAGAGACGGTGAAAGGAATGATTTCGCTCGGTTGA
- a CDS encoding bacterio-opsin activator domain-containing protein, which translates to MQRQGVDEDASALLDSAIDTLTDVFFLFDLDGRFLRWNSRLREVTGYGDDEIEQMVPLDFIAPEDEAAISEAIVRVVEEGTAQQEASFLTADGERIPYEFTGALLHDEDGIPVGISGIGRDITGRMRRIEALQRQASRVETLNRINAVIREVNEALVRASTREEIEREVCGHLAGEEPYRFAWIGEHGYDGESVVHRTWTSGRGLNDVTPDEIDGDGSIALAAIESQKVRVAAADGGGDGTFEPRAAAAESGLSSAAAVPLVYRDASYGALCLYAARSSAFDEDELDVLKELGETVGYAINAVEKRRALVSDSIVELEFDVTTPGPFFLTVAAAADASLSVEGVVTGDEGSLSEFVVVDDGGADAVVAAARNAGGDASVVAEHDDESILRLTPPDDAVASVVADLGGVLRSARADGEEGKLTVELPAVADVRAVVTALQERFPNVAVRAQRERERTNSRGVEFRDSLDSALTERQREVLETAFLAGFFEWPRGSTAEEVAHALDVSPPTFHEHLRRSQQKLLTAYFDGVSRSDD; encoded by the coding sequence ATGCAGCGACAAGGTGTCGACGAAGATGCGTCGGCGCTGCTCGACAGCGCCATCGACACGCTCACCGACGTGTTCTTTCTGTTCGACCTCGACGGCCGGTTTCTCCGCTGGAACAGTCGACTCCGCGAGGTGACCGGCTACGGTGACGACGAAATCGAACAGATGGTTCCGTTGGACTTCATCGCACCGGAGGACGAGGCGGCTATCTCGGAGGCCATCGTCCGGGTCGTAGAGGAGGGAACGGCCCAGCAGGAGGCGTCGTTTCTGACCGCCGACGGCGAGCGGATTCCCTACGAGTTCACCGGCGCGTTACTCCACGACGAGGACGGCATTCCCGTCGGCATCTCGGGCATCGGTCGCGACATCACCGGCCGGATGCGTCGCATCGAAGCGCTCCAGCGGCAGGCGAGCCGCGTTGAGACGCTAAATCGAATCAACGCGGTCATCCGGGAGGTCAACGAGGCGCTCGTCCGAGCCTCGACGCGCGAGGAGATCGAGCGCGAGGTCTGCGGTCACCTCGCCGGCGAGGAGCCGTACCGCTTCGCGTGGATCGGCGAACACGGGTACGACGGCGAGTCGGTCGTCCACCGGACGTGGACGAGCGGTCGGGGCCTCAACGACGTCACGCCCGACGAGATAGACGGCGACGGCTCGATAGCGCTCGCGGCCATCGAGTCGCAGAAAGTCCGGGTCGCCGCCGCCGACGGTGGCGGCGACGGCACGTTCGAACCGCGGGCGGCGGCCGCAGAGAGCGGTCTCAGTTCCGCGGCGGCGGTGCCGCTCGTCTACCGGGACGCGAGCTACGGGGCGCTCTGTCTGTACGCGGCCCGCTCGTCGGCGTTCGACGAGGACGAACTCGACGTGCTGAAGGAACTCGGCGAGACCGTCGGCTACGCCATCAACGCCGTCGAGAAGCGCCGCGCGCTCGTCAGCGACTCGATCGTCGAACTCGAATTCGACGTGACGACGCCCGGCCCGTTCTTTCTCACCGTCGCGGCGGCGGCGGACGCCTCGCTCTCCGTCGAGGGCGTCGTCACGGGCGACGAGGGCTCGCTCTCGGAGTTCGTCGTCGTCGATGACGGCGGAGCCGACGCCGTCGTCGCGGCCGCTCGGAACGCGGGCGGCGACGCGAGCGTCGTCGCCGAACACGACGACGAGTCCATCCTCCGGCTGACGCCGCCGGACGACGCCGTCGCGTCCGTCGTCGCGGATCTGGGCGGCGTGCTCCGGAGCGCGCGCGCCGACGGCGAGGAGGGGAAACTGACCGTCGAACTGCCCGCCGTCGCCGACGTTCGCGCCGTCGTTACGGCGCTGCAGGAGCGGTTCCCGAACGTCGCCGTGCGCGCTCAGCGCGAACGCGAGCGGACGAACAGCCGCGGCGTCGAGTTCCGCGACTCGCTCGACAGCGCGCTCACCGAGCGACAGCGCGAGGTGCTGGAGACGGCGTTTCTCGCCGGCTTCTTCGAGTGGCCCCGCGGCAGCACCGCCGAGGAGGTGGCCCACGCGCTCGACGTGTCGCCGCCGACGTTCCACGAACACCTCCGCCGGAGCCAACAGAAACTGCTCACCGCGTATTTCGACGGCGTCTCGCGGTCGGACGACTGA
- a CDS encoding S8 family serine peptidase, whose product MVDDFTVDRRTALKLTGAASLLPFAGTARAGTLTSFVDDTLDTASDALQEALVVFESNEDVSLLDSLDLTDGYHAFSVLPVGYSRLTGTQIETVADWDEVRYVEANRDLEYFNDDGRDVTRAAEVQQELGYAGASAHVVVIDSGIDGDHPDLAANLDANYQWAGDPLDLTDTETLWPEVGGLDTDEIGHGTHCSGTVAGDGSASDGQYRGMAPEATLTSYSTSAGVSILKAAAAFDHMLENGDGSTYQVVSNSYGASSTDDFDPDATLNVASWHAFEADILPVFAAGNDGPDYDTLNDYAKAPHVVGVAATDDEKSVTDFSSRGRNDGSNYDRETALSNLETYYESGETDGPLGIYRPGVAAPGNEIVSTMSPDDPLGATTVDDGELYYASISGTSMACPHVSGIAALVVDAHVEGQGSRPTVRELLATVEAEAEDALSSYEPASAGAGFVDAYDAVERAEAGDLATLDETTLV is encoded by the coding sequence ATGGTGGACGATTTCACGGTAGACAGACGGACCGCACTGAAACTGACCGGCGCTGCGTCGCTGCTCCCCTTCGCGGGTACAGCGCGGGCAGGGACGCTCACCTCGTTCGTCGACGACACGCTCGATACGGCGAGCGACGCGCTGCAGGAGGCGCTCGTCGTCTTCGAGTCGAACGAGGACGTCTCGCTTCTGGATTCGCTGGACCTCACCGACGGCTACCACGCGTTCTCGGTGCTTCCGGTCGGGTACTCCCGACTGACGGGAACGCAGATAGAGACGGTCGCCGACTGGGACGAGGTGCGCTACGTCGAGGCCAACCGCGACCTCGAATACTTCAACGACGACGGCCGCGACGTGACGCGGGCGGCCGAGGTCCAACAGGAGTTGGGGTACGCTGGGGCGAGCGCCCACGTCGTCGTCATCGACAGCGGTATCGACGGTGACCACCCGGATCTGGCGGCGAACCTCGACGCGAACTACCAGTGGGCCGGCGACCCGCTGGACCTCACCGACACCGAGACGCTGTGGCCCGAAGTCGGCGGTCTCGACACCGACGAAATCGGCCACGGGACCCACTGCTCGGGCACCGTCGCCGGCGACGGCAGCGCCAGCGACGGCCAGTACCGCGGGATGGCTCCGGAGGCGACGCTCACCTCCTACTCGACGAGCGCGGGCGTCTCCATCCTGAAGGCGGCCGCGGCGTTCGACCACATGCTCGAAAACGGCGACGGGTCGACGTACCAGGTCGTCTCGAACTCCTACGGCGCGTCGAGCACCGACGACTTCGACCCGGACGCGACGCTCAACGTCGCGTCGTGGCACGCCTTCGAGGCCGACATCCTCCCGGTGTTCGCCGCGGGCAACGACGGCCCCGACTACGACACGCTGAACGACTACGCGAAAGCGCCGCACGTCGTCGGCGTCGCGGCGACGGACGACGAGAAGTCGGTGACCGACTTCTCCTCGCGCGGCCGCAACGACGGGAGCAACTACGACCGCGAAACGGCGCTGTCGAACCTGGAGACGTACTACGAGTCCGGCGAGACCGACGGCCCGCTGGGTATCTACCGCCCCGGCGTCGCCGCGCCCGGGAACGAAATCGTGAGCACGATGTCGCCGGACGACCCGCTGGGCGCGACCACCGTCGACGACGGCGAACTGTACTACGCGAGCATCAGCGGGACGAGCATGGCCTGCCCGCACGTCTCGGGCATCGCCGCGCTCGTCGTCGACGCCCACGTCGAGGGTCAGGGGAGTCGACCGACTGTGCGCGAACTGCTCGCGACGGTCGAAGCCGAGGCCGAGGACGCGCTGTCGAGCTACGAGCCGGCCAGCGCGGGCGCGGGCTTCGTCGACGCCTACGACGCCGTCGAGCGCGCGGAGGCCGGTGACCTCGCGACACTCGACGAGACGACGCTCGTCTAG